A region of Kribbella sp. NBC_01245 DNA encodes the following proteins:
- a CDS encoding RNA polymerase subunit sigma-70, with protein sequence MDLVEAARGGDAAAFEQLVAGHRRELTAHSYRMLGSMYDAEDAVQETLLSAWKAFGGFEGRSSLRTWLYRICTNACLRLSAKRPPRMLSPDHGPAFTQTADLGDVVPGEVWIEPWLDDVDDPLAQRESVELAFVAALQHLPANQRAVLILREVLEYSAAEVADILDTTPASVNSALQRARKTVEERVPPVSQQAEVAALGAAAQRELVEALVSAWHKADVDALLALLTEDAKFTMPPLPAWFEGRANVGAFLTERMFVAPWRVRPIWANGQPALVCYMRNEAGRFALTGVTVLSIRDGRISWLASFIDPAMLARYGLPEEFSD encoded by the coding sequence ATGGACCTGGTGGAGGCGGCGCGAGGTGGCGACGCGGCGGCGTTTGAGCAACTGGTCGCGGGACATCGCCGGGAGCTGACGGCGCACAGCTATCGGATGCTCGGCTCGATGTACGACGCCGAGGACGCCGTCCAGGAGACCCTGCTCAGCGCGTGGAAGGCCTTCGGTGGTTTCGAGGGCCGCAGTTCGTTGCGCACCTGGCTCTACCGGATCTGCACCAACGCCTGCCTGCGACTGAGCGCGAAACGCCCGCCGCGAATGCTCTCGCCCGACCACGGCCCGGCGTTCACGCAGACCGCGGACCTCGGCGACGTCGTACCCGGAGAGGTCTGGATCGAGCCTTGGCTGGACGACGTAGACGATCCGCTCGCGCAAAGGGAGTCGGTGGAGCTGGCGTTCGTCGCGGCGCTGCAGCACCTCCCGGCCAACCAGCGGGCCGTCCTGATTCTTCGCGAGGTGCTGGAGTATTCCGCCGCCGAGGTGGCCGACATCCTCGACACCACGCCCGCATCGGTGAACTCGGCGTTGCAGCGGGCGCGTAAGACCGTCGAGGAGCGGGTGCCGCCGGTGTCCCAGCAGGCCGAGGTGGCGGCCCTTGGCGCGGCGGCACAACGCGAGTTGGTCGAGGCGCTGGTGTCGGCCTGGCACAAGGCTGACGTCGACGCCTTGCTGGCGCTGCTGACAGAGGACGCGAAGTTCACGATGCCGCCGCTGCCGGCCTGGTTCGAGGGCCGCGCGAACGTCGGGGCGTTCCTGACCGAGCGGATGTTCGTCGCGCCTTGGCGAGTGCGGCCGATCTGGGCGAACGGGCAGCCCGCGCTGGTCTGCTACATGCGAAACGAGGCCGGCCGGTTCGCGCTCACAGGCGTCACCGTGTTGAGCATTCGCGACGGCCGGATCAGCTGGCTGGCGTCCTTCATCGATCCGGCGATGCTCGCGCGCTACGGCCTGCCGGAAGAATTTTCGGACTGA
- a CDS encoding Chromate resistance protein ChrB, giving the protein MTTRWIVLLVRLPAGPSRHRVAVWRELRRIGALSLGQGSWAVPDVPVFAAGLARATELATRAEGEVVTLEAAGRTAADSRRLEELFAAARREDWTEFLADCGKFEAELAKEIRQAKFTLAELEEEEQSLERLRRWHRDLTARDVFGTPEAAQASQRLASCATACEDYAERVIAALHGTDV; this is encoded by the coding sequence GTGACTACCCGGTGGATCGTCTTGCTCGTACGACTGCCCGCAGGCCCGTCTCGTCATCGCGTGGCGGTGTGGCGGGAGCTTCGCCGGATCGGCGCGCTCTCGCTGGGGCAAGGGTCCTGGGCGGTGCCGGACGTGCCGGTCTTCGCCGCGGGACTCGCGCGCGCGACTGAGCTCGCGACTCGCGCTGAGGGCGAGGTGGTGACGCTGGAGGCAGCGGGTCGTACGGCGGCGGACTCCCGGCGGCTGGAGGAGCTCTTCGCGGCCGCCCGTCGGGAGGACTGGACGGAGTTCTTGGCCGACTGCGGCAAGTTCGAGGCGGAGTTGGCGAAGGAGATCCGGCAGGCCAAGTTCACTCTGGCGGAGCTCGAAGAGGAGGAGCAGTCGCTCGAACGGCTCCGCCGCTGGCATCGCGACCTGACCGCCCGAGACGTCTTCGGCACGCCAGAGGCTGCACAGGCTTCGCAGCGACTTGCTTCCTGTGCAACCGCGTGCGAGGACTATGCCGAACGTGTGATCGCCGCACTCCACGGCACGGACGTTTGA
- a CDS encoding MFS transporter, giving the protein MSTKRQMWPLYAAGFTTAFGAHGIAASLGASGDAVTSLLVLGGLLALYDGAEVVLKPLFGTLADRVGARPVLLGGLVAFAAASALYALADSPGWLWAARLGQGAAASAFSPSASALVARLNPTAKHGRAFGSYGFYKSIGYTLGPLLGGVLVWAGGLRLLFAVMAVLGVAVAVWALLAVPAVAPLPRSRQTVVDLARRLAEPAFWQPTAALAGATAALSVGVGFLPVSGAIAGLGAIATGAAVSVLAATAAFVQPQAGRALDSGRLTTRAGLTIGLLVTAAGLAFAMVPGLPGILAAAVLIGTGTGLITPLGFAALATSAPPERLGQTMGSAELGRELGDAGGPLLVAAIATVTTLAFGFAALALLLAVFPVVLLVVRRGASRDPENVGGEL; this is encoded by the coding sequence ATGTCTACCAAGCGGCAGATGTGGCCTTTGTACGCCGCAGGCTTCACGACCGCCTTCGGCGCGCACGGGATCGCGGCAAGCCTTGGAGCGTCTGGCGATGCCGTTACCTCTCTGCTGGTTCTCGGTGGACTACTAGCGCTGTACGACGGTGCTGAGGTCGTACTGAAGCCACTGTTCGGCACACTCGCTGATCGGGTTGGTGCGCGTCCTGTGCTCTTGGGAGGCCTAGTCGCGTTCGCAGCGGCCTCGGCGCTCTATGCGTTGGCGGACAGCCCTGGCTGGTTATGGGCGGCACGGCTCGGGCAAGGCGCTGCAGCCTCTGCCTTCTCCCCCTCGGCCTCTGCGTTGGTAGCAAGGCTCAACCCCACTGCCAAGCACGGTAGAGCCTTTGGCAGCTACGGGTTCTACAAGAGCATCGGCTACACCCTTGGCCCGTTGCTTGGCGGCGTACTCGTGTGGGCCGGCGGACTGCGGTTGTTGTTCGCCGTGATGGCTGTACTGGGCGTGGCGGTCGCTGTCTGGGCGTTGTTGGCTGTGCCGGCTGTGGCGCCTTTGCCCCGGTCGCGGCAGACGGTGGTCGACCTGGCCCGGCGGCTGGCCGAGCCGGCGTTCTGGCAGCCGACTGCGGCCCTTGCCGGTGCTACCGCCGCGTTGTCGGTGGGCGTCGGCTTCCTCCCGGTCTCGGGCGCGATCGCGGGTCTCGGCGCCATCGCGACCGGCGCGGCCGTCTCGGTATTGGCCGCGACCGCCGCGTTCGTCCAACCACAAGCCGGCCGAGCTCTCGACAGCGGACGGCTCACCACTCGCGCCGGGCTGACGATCGGCCTACTGGTGACCGCTGCCGGATTGGCCTTCGCGATGGTGCCGGGATTGCCGGGCATCCTGGCGGCCGCCGTACTGATCGGAACCGGCACCGGCCTGATCACGCCGCTGGGCTTCGCCGCCCTGGCCACCTCGGCACCACCGGAACGCCTCGGCCAGACGATGGGCTCCGCCGAACTCGGTCGCGAACTCGGCGACGCGGGCGGCCCACTCCTCGTCGCAGCCATCGCGACCGTGACCACTCTCGCCTTCGGATTCGCCGCTCTCGCCTTGTTGCTGGCGGTTTTCCCCGTCGTCTTGCTCGTCGTACGACGTGGCGCATCGCGCGATCCGGAAAATGTCGGAGGCGAGCTCTAG
- a CDS encoding class I SAM-dependent methyltransferase — protein sequence MDFLQSTRESYDAMAPAYAEAHTGLSEQPLDRALMAAFAELVPAGPIAELGSGPGQTTAHLRELELDVFGIDLSPQMVEIARARNPGVRFEVGSMTAIDEPDESLAGIVSWFALMHIPPSELPGVFAEMRRVLKPGGQIAIATLAGDELVRRTEAFGQEIELEYYMRGVETVATAMSEAGLVPHTRVSRDPAGEERYPRTYILAGRP from the coding sequence ATGGACTTCCTGCAGAGCACCCGCGAGTCGTACGACGCCATGGCACCGGCTTATGCCGAGGCCCATACCGGTTTGTCCGAGCAGCCTTTGGACCGCGCGCTGATGGCGGCGTTCGCGGAGCTGGTGCCGGCCGGGCCGATCGCCGAGCTGGGGTCGGGTCCGGGGCAGACGACGGCCCATCTGCGGGAGCTCGAGCTGGATGTGTTCGGGATCGACCTGTCGCCTCAGATGGTCGAGATCGCGCGGGCGAGGAATCCGGGCGTGCGGTTCGAGGTGGGATCGATGACCGCGATCGACGAGCCGGACGAGTCGTTGGCGGGGATCGTCTCGTGGTTCGCGCTGATGCACATCCCGCCTTCGGAATTGCCCGGCGTCTTCGCGGAGATGCGCCGGGTGCTGAAACCGGGAGGCCAGATCGCGATCGCAACGCTCGCCGGGGACGAGCTCGTCCGTCGTACCGAGGCATTCGGGCAGGAGATCGAGCTGGAGTACTACATGCGTGGCGTGGAGACCGTCGCGACGGCGATGAGCGAGGCCGGCCTGGTCCCCCACACCCGAGTGAGCCGGGATCCGGCCGGAGAGGAGCGATATCCGCGTACCTACATACTTGCCGGCCGCCCCTAG
- a CDS encoding GAF and ANTAR domain-containing protein, protein MVEFNPDEPLVARTFAELAVELHDAPSVEETVDAVLQFALRAVSCTYAGLVLAARGGRAEIGAVTDPLIEKLYRFQLDAGDGPLLDSLGEQIIIGVRDTGTDTRWPEWAAKARALGLGSVLHMPLAIGEQTVGVLSLFSTEPNAFGDDDLAIAHILARHASVAVAHARHDESMTQAVDARKLVGQAMGILMIKFDVDGDRAFAILKRYSQDTNTKLRDVAQQVIDTRNLPAH, encoded by the coding sequence ATGGTGGAGTTCAACCCCGACGAGCCCTTGGTGGCTCGCACGTTCGCGGAGTTGGCCGTGGAGTTGCATGACGCGCCCTCCGTGGAGGAGACGGTCGACGCGGTTCTGCAGTTCGCTCTGCGGGCCGTCAGCTGCACGTACGCCGGGCTGGTCCTCGCGGCGCGCGGTGGCCGGGCCGAGATCGGCGCGGTCACGGATCCGCTGATCGAAAAGCTCTACCGGTTCCAGCTCGACGCCGGTGACGGGCCGCTGCTCGATTCCCTCGGCGAGCAGATCATCATCGGCGTGCGCGATACCGGCACCGACACCCGCTGGCCGGAATGGGCCGCTAAGGCGCGCGCGCTCGGCCTCGGCAGCGTGCTGCACATGCCACTCGCGATCGGCGAACAGACCGTCGGCGTACTCAGCCTGTTCAGCACCGAGCCGAACGCGTTCGGCGACGACGATCTGGCCATCGCCCACATCCTCGCCCGGCACGCCTCGGTCGCCGTCGCGCACGCCCGGCACGACGAGTCCATGACGCAGGCGGTCGACGCCCGCAAGCTGGTCGGGCAGGCGATGGGCATCCTGATGATCAAGTTCGACGTCGACGGGGATCGCGCCTTCGCCATCCTCAAGCGCTACTCCCAGGACACCAACACCAAACTCCGCGACGTCGCCCAACAAGTAATCGACACCCGCAACCTCCCGGCGCACTGA
- a CDS encoding O-methyltransferase encodes MGVIEAPLLVLAAMELAGQTGFTSSCQPEQGRLLHTLAGGASAAIGETGTGCGVGLAWLISGRRPGVRVVSLERNPERADEARRLFADEPDVEIYTGDWTEITRHGPFDLLFLDGGGHGKHGVPIDPTQALNPGGTLVIDDLTPMTSWPPHHDGSIDQARLHWLNHPALLTTELRLAPNQATLVGTRKP; translated from the coding sequence ATGGGAGTCATTGAGGCGCCGTTGCTGGTTTTGGCAGCCATGGAGTTGGCGGGACAGACGGGGTTCACGTCGTCCTGCCAGCCCGAGCAAGGCCGGCTGTTGCACACGTTGGCCGGTGGTGCGAGCGCGGCCATTGGCGAGACCGGGACCGGCTGTGGCGTGGGGTTGGCGTGGCTGATCAGCGGTCGGCGGCCCGGCGTACGCGTGGTGAGCCTGGAGCGGAATCCCGAGCGAGCGGACGAGGCCCGCCGGTTGTTCGCCGACGAGCCGGACGTCGAGATCTATACCGGCGACTGGACCGAGATCACCCGGCACGGCCCGTTCGACCTGTTGTTCCTGGACGGTGGCGGCCACGGCAAACACGGCGTACCGATCGACCCCACCCAGGCCCTCAACCCCGGCGGCACGCTGGTCATCGACGACTTAACCCCGATGACCAGCTGGCCGCCCCACCACGACGGCTCGATCGACCAGGCCCGCCTGCACTGGCTCAACCACCCCGCCCTCCTCACCACCGAACTCCGCCTGGCCCCCAACCAGGCAACCCTCGTCGGGACGCGCAAGCCCTAG
- a CDS encoding S8 family peptidase, which produces MTGQVRVDEGGVLAHYADWRSRTAGRSVAALGPTDLTAAVYVADEVIVDEEDRELIDELVGRYGAEVIDDRELPEPPEGIHVREDALRGPVAVRLKFREVPAVDGQDDLLQRAVGDRGDEVFASSEMGAAVAAMTARFALDGRPIGLNLFGEPLAMPLSTATESAIPGAGANPFAYAAFAGRTRMVEAWQLMDSIQRMRSNPFVVLAVLDNGFWLDANGAPIVAAGQTASDLGAGVMQLNLMAEGTPAGGISPSNGWHGNSVASAGAGILNNAAGAAGSGGTVATPMLFRTDISVDQMMRCARICAAWGLDVLNMSIGTWGQDEIWFPTTAWDKAFQFAADNGVVLIAAAGNSTLDLPDDENIRPATRTPGVLTIGALDASDNAAGFSNYGSSVNLWAPGTAIPVAPDGAAPLGSTKNGTSFAAPIVAGVAAMMRSANPNLSAHDIRRILVETAWQGTGRVTKGLDAFAALFAAIGTAMPDNSEPNNTPATASQLIPTGPGGALQPGLGPFTARSKSGDTDYWKFRVERFSTVTVAVDWYERLSTLGVLVEGEDPDVRGPDDMTRTDTSGGLTLTGLLPPGDYRIRVTGGGVTAYSLRVTQQPASLPRDVFEKNDSFESAAVMLFETNKWSPFFTRSWGPGTYDATLHRDLLFSPYIGGGVKTSVNADYFRLDVPDRKIFSRPAVAVFDSDRPLEVTLYDEWRNVIEIRTNLRNVTLYPPPKSTCYLRVTGGQVTRYRISTRMETDSRIIPGPWEEVHVFPKWWGDPPPLRVVDRVTHYLYELGEDRGDGPALAFSNPGEDLRIDLIDRNGEIVREARTLDDRLLLDTEGLEPGPYIVQISRPEEASLTELRVVPPLPNRRLR; this is translated from the coding sequence ATGACGGGACAAGTGCGTGTTGACGAGGGTGGAGTGCTCGCCCACTACGCCGACTGGCGGAGCCGGACGGCCGGGAGATCGGTCGCGGCGCTCGGGCCGACGGATCTGACTGCCGCGGTGTACGTCGCGGACGAGGTGATCGTCGACGAGGAAGACCGCGAGCTGATCGACGAACTCGTCGGCCGGTACGGCGCGGAGGTGATCGACGATCGGGAACTGCCCGAGCCGCCGGAGGGCATCCACGTCCGCGAAGACGCGTTGCGCGGCCCGGTCGCCGTACGGTTGAAGTTTCGCGAGGTGCCTGCGGTCGACGGGCAGGACGATCTGTTGCAGCGGGCGGTCGGCGACCGCGGTGACGAGGTGTTCGCGAGTTCGGAGATGGGCGCGGCCGTCGCGGCGATGACGGCCCGATTCGCCTTGGACGGAAGGCCGATCGGCCTCAACCTGTTCGGCGAACCACTCGCCATGCCGTTGTCGACGGCAACGGAAAGCGCGATACCGGGTGCCGGCGCCAACCCGTTCGCCTATGCGGCATTCGCCGGGCGGACCCGGATGGTCGAGGCCTGGCAGTTGATGGACTCGATCCAGCGGATGCGGAGCAACCCGTTCGTCGTACTGGCCGTGCTGGACAACGGGTTCTGGCTCGACGCCAACGGTGCACCGATCGTCGCGGCGGGGCAGACCGCGTCCGACCTCGGCGCCGGCGTGATGCAGCTCAACCTGATGGCCGAGGGCACGCCCGCGGGCGGGATTTCGCCGTCGAACGGCTGGCACGGCAACTCGGTCGCCAGTGCGGGCGCGGGCATCCTGAACAACGCGGCCGGGGCGGCGGGCAGCGGCGGGACGGTGGCCACGCCGATGCTGTTCCGGACCGACATCTCGGTGGACCAGATGATGCGCTGCGCACGGATCTGCGCGGCCTGGGGGCTCGACGTACTCAACATGTCCATCGGGACCTGGGGTCAGGACGAAATCTGGTTCCCGACCACCGCGTGGGACAAGGCGTTCCAGTTCGCGGCGGACAACGGCGTGGTGCTGATCGCGGCCGCCGGCAACAGCACGCTCGACCTTCCGGATGATGAGAACATCCGGCCTGCCACCAGGACGCCGGGCGTACTCACGATCGGCGCACTCGACGCCTCCGACAACGCTGCCGGGTTCTCGAACTACGGCTCGTCGGTCAACCTCTGGGCACCAGGTACGGCGATCCCGGTCGCGCCGGACGGAGCCGCCCCGCTCGGATCGACGAAGAACGGTACGTCGTTCGCCGCGCCGATCGTGGCGGGCGTTGCCGCGATGATGCGCAGCGCCAACCCGAACCTGAGCGCGCACGACATTCGCCGCATCCTGGTCGAAACCGCCTGGCAGGGGACGGGCCGGGTGACGAAGGGACTAGACGCGTTCGCCGCGCTGTTCGCCGCCATCGGTACCGCGATGCCCGACAACAGCGAGCCGAACAACACCCCGGCAACCGCGAGTCAGCTCATCCCGACCGGTCCGGGTGGTGCGCTCCAGCCGGGGCTCGGCCCGTTCACGGCGCGGTCGAAGTCGGGGGATACCGACTACTGGAAGTTCCGGGTGGAGCGGTTCTCGACGGTGACCGTGGCCGTCGACTGGTACGAACGCCTCAGCACGCTCGGCGTACTCGTCGAAGGGGAGGACCCGGACGTCCGCGGCCCCGACGACATGACCCGGACGGACACCTCCGGCGGGCTCACGCTGACCGGGTTGCTGCCACCCGGTGATTACCGAATTCGTGTCACCGGCGGCGGCGTAACGGCGTACAGCCTGCGGGTGACACAACAGCCGGCCTCATTGCCGCGGGACGTGTTCGAGAAGAACGACTCGTTCGAGTCGGCGGCCGTCATGCTGTTCGAGACGAACAAGTGGAGCCCCTTCTTCACGCGGAGCTGGGGCCCCGGCACGTACGACGCGACGTTGCACCGCGACCTGCTGTTCTCGCCGTACATCGGTGGTGGCGTGAAAACCTCGGTCAACGCCGACTACTTCCGGCTGGACGTGCCGGATCGCAAGATCTTCAGCCGTCCCGCCGTCGCGGTCTTCGACTCCGACCGGCCACTCGAAGTGACCTTGTACGACGAATGGCGCAACGTCATCGAAATCCGGACGAACCTCCGGAACGTGACGCTCTACCCGCCGCCGAAGTCGACGTGCTACCTCCGCGTCACCGGTGGCCAGGTCACCCGCTATCGCATTTCCACCCGGATGGAGACCGACAGCCGGATCATCCCCGGACCATGGGAGGAGGTGCACGTGTTCCCGAAGTGGTGGGGCGATCCGCCGCCGCTGCGCGTGGTCGACCGGGTCACGCACTACCTCTACGAGCTCGGCGAAGACCGTGGCGACGGGCCCGCGCTGGCGTTCAGTAACCCTGGCGAAGACCTTCGCATCGACCTCATCGACCGGAACGGCGAGATCGTCCGCGAGGCCCGAACCCTCGACGACCGCCTCCTCCTCGACACCGAAGGCCTGGAACCCGGCCCCTACATCGTCCAGATCTCCCGCCCCGAAGAAGCCAGCCTCACCGAACTTCGCGTAGTCCCACCGCTGCCAAACCGCCGCCTCCGCTAG
- a CDS encoding MFS transporter encodes MTNHSAFDSHARPAPAVSWRGLSSTVWVLVVARAVNRLGAFTLPFLGVVLTVELGASVAEAGLVLTVFGLATIPSRVFGGHLADRLGAKHTIVVGLVGCAIAQAWIALSSTLWSAVLAAILLGLVFEIYEPPSQAIIADVTEALDRPAAYGLLGAAVAAGAVLAGLLAAALGHFDLRWLFAADAITCLACATLIAFALPTTSSRPASSAAGGSWRDPRLLAMLATGTVFATLYMQLVIGLPFTLLARDLPASTVGLVLAVSALTLVLAQPLQRLRQVRELDDFAAMAIGYLLLSAGLLANAFATTLPSFLAATVVWSLGDLLLFSRAYTIVAALAPDNARGRYMATYGLSWGIATTLAPIAGTQLLTAAGPTTLWTLSALTALVLALVQPAMRRHLSLPEV; translated from the coding sequence GTGACCAACCATAGTGCTTTCGACAGTCACGCACGGCCCGCCCCGGCGGTGTCGTGGCGCGGTTTGTCGTCGACGGTCTGGGTGCTGGTGGTCGCACGGGCGGTGAACCGGCTCGGCGCCTTCACCCTGCCCTTCCTCGGCGTCGTCCTGACGGTCGAACTCGGCGCCTCGGTGGCCGAGGCCGGGCTGGTGCTCACGGTGTTCGGCCTCGCGACCATTCCGTCCCGCGTCTTTGGTGGTCACTTGGCCGATCGACTCGGAGCGAAGCACACGATCGTCGTCGGCCTGGTGGGATGTGCCATCGCTCAGGCCTGGATCGCCCTCTCGAGCACCCTGTGGTCGGCCGTTCTCGCCGCCATCCTGCTCGGCTTGGTATTCGAGATCTACGAACCACCCAGCCAAGCGATCATCGCTGACGTAACCGAAGCCCTCGACCGCCCAGCCGCCTACGGCCTCCTGGGCGCAGCCGTCGCAGCAGGCGCCGTACTCGCCGGCCTCCTGGCAGCCGCCCTCGGCCACTTCGACCTACGCTGGCTCTTCGCAGCCGACGCCATCACCTGCCTGGCCTGCGCCACCCTGATCGCCTTCGCTCTCCCGACCACGTCCAGCCGCCCGGCATCGTCGGCCGCTGGTGGCAGTTGGCGGGATCCACGGCTGCTGGCCATGCTCGCGACCGGAACAGTCTTCGCCACGCTCTACATGCAACTGGTGATCGGACTCCCGTTCACGCTGCTCGCACGGGACCTACCGGCTTCCACGGTCGGCCTGGTTCTGGCGGTGTCAGCGCTGACCTTAGTGCTGGCTCAGCCACTGCAACGGCTACGGCAAGTCAGAGAGCTAGACGACTTCGCGGCCATGGCGATCGGCTACCTCCTCCTCAGCGCGGGCCTGCTGGCCAACGCGTTCGCCACGACCCTGCCGTCATTCCTCGCGGCCACAGTCGTCTGGAGCCTGGGCGACCTCCTGCTCTTCAGCCGCGCCTACACGATCGTCGCCGCCCTCGCGCCAGACAACGCCCGCGGCCGCTACATGGCCACCTACGGCCTCAGCTGGGGAATCGCCACCACCCTCGCCCCCATCGCCGGCACCCAACTCCTCACCGCCGCCGGCCCCACCACCCTCTGGACCCTCTCCGCCCTAACCGCCCTCGTTCTTGCGCTAGTCCAACCAGCAATGCGACGCCACCTTTCACTCCCGGAGGTGTGA
- a CDS encoding CGNR zinc finger domain-containing protein has translation MNLLTAAVQLVNRLTPGQTGGADFEVPVGTALVEAVADALGADGRRRPKVSKADAEKLSAVAVRMRVVFEAAHGGDTDQAASEVNGLLRATDARPQLDKTDGWNLHFHGPDDTLANGWAAGCAAGLAMALGSDLAGRLGVCAAPACDRVFVDTSKNSKRRFCSPACQSRVKAAAHRARQAETR, from the coding sequence TTGAACCTGCTGACCGCCGCGGTCCAGCTGGTGAACAGGCTCACCCCGGGCCAGACCGGCGGGGCTGACTTCGAGGTGCCGGTTGGCACGGCGCTGGTCGAGGCCGTCGCGGATGCGCTCGGGGCGGACGGGCGACGGCGTCCGAAGGTCAGCAAGGCCGATGCCGAGAAGCTGAGCGCAGTGGCGGTCAGGATGCGGGTGGTGTTCGAGGCGGCCCACGGGGGCGATACCGACCAGGCCGCGTCCGAGGTCAACGGCCTGCTGCGGGCGACCGATGCCCGGCCGCAGCTCGACAAGACCGATGGCTGGAACCTGCATTTCCACGGGCCCGATGACACCCTGGCCAACGGCTGGGCGGCCGGATGCGCCGCCGGACTCGCGATGGCTCTGGGCAGCGACCTCGCCGGCCGCCTCGGCGTCTGCGCCGCGCCGGCCTGCGATCGCGTCTTCGTCGACACCTCGAAGAACAGCAAACGCCGCTTCTGCTCCCCCGCCTGCCAAAGCCGCGTAAAAGCCGCCGCGCACCGAGCCCGCCAAGCCGAGACCCGCTAA
- a CDS encoding NmrA family NAD(P)-binding protein, protein MIAVTTPTGQVGSRVVRLLVQAGVRPMVLVRDPQKLDPALLPYVDVAVGDQGDVEFVVDATKAVEALFWVDPPTGDDDPVAGYARMGFSAARAVVANQIERTVFLSSIGAEKRSGAGEIDGLARTEELLDATGVSVLHLRCGYFFTNLLLDPSALQEGVLRTTMALDASMPWVDPRDIAEIATVRLLSTEWAGRDVQAVHGPEDLSFAQVADILTRVLGREVRAEHITDDRQRSALRSLGMTEAQVEGILGMTLRDFTPENPRTLLTTTPTTLASWAAANLV, encoded by the coding sequence ATGATCGCGGTCACCACGCCAACGGGACAGGTCGGGTCGCGCGTCGTACGGCTGCTGGTGCAGGCTGGAGTGCGACCGATGGTTCTCGTGCGGGATCCGCAGAAGCTCGATCCGGCGCTGCTGCCGTACGTCGACGTGGCTGTCGGGGACCAGGGCGACGTGGAATTCGTGGTGGACGCGACGAAGGCGGTGGAGGCCTTGTTCTGGGTCGATCCGCCGACCGGTGACGACGATCCGGTGGCTGGGTATGCGCGGATGGGGTTCAGCGCGGCTCGTGCGGTGGTCGCTAACCAGATTGAGCGGACGGTCTTCCTTAGCAGTATTGGCGCGGAGAAGCGGTCTGGAGCGGGTGAGATCGATGGCCTGGCGCGGACGGAGGAATTGCTCGACGCGACCGGTGTTTCGGTACTGCATTTGAGGTGCGGGTATTTCTTCACCAACCTGCTGCTCGATCCGTCGGCGCTGCAGGAAGGGGTTCTTCGTACGACGATGGCGCTCGACGCGAGTATGCCGTGGGTGGACCCGCGCGATATCGCCGAGATCGCGACCGTTCGGCTCCTTTCGACCGAGTGGGCCGGGCGCGACGTACAGGCCGTGCATGGGCCCGAGGACCTTTCGTTCGCGCAAGTCGCTGACATCCTCACGCGTGTGCTCGGGCGGGAGGTGCGCGCTGAACACATCACGGACGACCGGCAGCGTTCGGCGCTTCGATCCTTGGGGATGACCGAGGCTCAGGTGGAAGGCATCCTCGGCATGACGCTCCGGGACTTCACCCCTGAGAACCCCCGCACCCTGCTGACCACCACGCCCACGACCCTCGCCTCCTGGGCGGCCGCAAACCTGGTTTAG
- a CDS encoding NAD(P)H-dependent oxidoreductase subunit E — protein MTTDVTNPAAVRTARVREIASDLRELRGPLIPILHAVQEDLGHVDQVDVAVIADVLNLSVAEVHGVVTFYKDFRREPGGRTTLRICQAEACQAVGAEALGDHVKRRTGLSFGKTSVDGKLTLDEVFCLGNCALGPAVQVNGKLHGKVTPARLDAILGEAR, from the coding sequence ATGACGACTGACGTGACGAACCCAGCGGCGGTGCGCACGGCACGAGTGCGGGAGATCGCCTCGGACCTGCGGGAACTCCGCGGTCCACTGATCCCGATCCTGCACGCGGTCCAGGAAGATCTCGGCCATGTCGATCAGGTCGACGTCGCGGTGATCGCCGATGTGCTCAACCTTTCCGTGGCCGAGGTACACGGTGTCGTCACGTTCTACAAGGACTTCCGCCGCGAACCAGGCGGCCGTACGACGCTGAGGATCTGCCAGGCAGAGGCTTGCCAGGCGGTGGGCGCCGAGGCCCTCGGTGACCACGTCAAACGGCGTACCGGATTGAGCTTCGGCAAGACGTCGGTCGACGGCAAGCTCACCCTCGACGAGGTCTTCTGCCTCGGCAACTGCGCCCTCGGTCCGGCGGTCCAGGTCAACGGCAAACTCCACGGCAAGGTCACCCCGGCACGGCTCGACGCAATCCTGGGAGAAGCCCGATGA